In a single window of the Candidatus Zixiibacteriota bacterium genome:
- a CDS encoding tetratricopeptide repeat protein, whose protein sequence is MKTLTTTLIALVLAVCFVANATAAVSDDLKKLENLYYDAQFDQVVLKAKDLLAAPGMTTPDSVKIIQLLARAAAQAKQPDLAQNYLAVLVKLDPTTAFNPDKEPKLVGHAWIKFVNDTGFKPGQAAKAVTVFASDFNNGSIMDAEKYATAGVGIAALINSSLTQSGVVYVPARENFNYIFDELKLSQSDLADQNNRVQVGKLVGVQNFVFGTFMKMDGNKVKIIARIIDTETSLPKKVVDIEGKEGKIGQLITQVADSILTYFNVQAEAIKKASGRVPDVSLASTILYGQGLAYREAGKLEEANKCFAQALEISPNFVLASEQKQRVELEIKSNTQ, encoded by the coding sequence ATGAAGACTCTAACCACGACGCTGATCGCATTGGTGCTCGCCGTCTGCTTTGTCGCAAACGCTACGGCCGCCGTCAGTGACGATCTCAAGAAATTAGAGAACCTTTACTACGACGCGCAATTTGATCAGGTAGTGCTGAAAGCCAAGGATCTGCTGGCCGCGCCGGGGATGACCACGCCCGACAGCGTCAAGATCATCCAGCTATTGGCACGCGCTGCTGCTCAGGCGAAACAGCCCGACTTGGCGCAGAACTACCTGGCCGTGCTTGTCAAGCTCGACCCGACCACCGCGTTCAATCCCGACAAAGAGCCAAAGCTGGTTGGCCACGCCTGGATCAAGTTCGTGAACGATACGGGCTTCAAACCGGGGCAGGCGGCCAAAGCGGTCACCGTTTTTGCCTCCGACTTCAACAACGGCTCGATCATGGATGCTGAGAAGTATGCCACCGCCGGTGTCGGGATCGCCGCGTTGATCAACAGCTCGTTAACGCAGTCCGGCGTCGTTTATGTGCCGGCCCGCGAGAATTTCAATTACATCTTCGACGAACTCAAACTCTCTCAAAGCGACCTGGCGGATCAGAACAACCGCGTTCAGGTTGGCAAGCTGGTCGGCGTGCAGAACTTCGTCTTCGGTACCTTCATGAAGATGGATGGCAATAAGGTCAAGATCATTGCCCGCATCATCGACACCGAGACCAGTTTGCCGAAGAAAGTCGTGGATATCGAAGGCAAGGAAGGCAAGATCGGTCAGTTGATCACCCAAGTCGCCGATTCGATCTTGACCTACTTTAACGTTCAGGCCGAGGCGATCAAGAAGGCATCCGGACGCGTTCCCGACGTCAGTTTGGCTTCGACGATCCTCTACGGTCAGGGTCTGGCCTATCGCGAAGCGGGCAAACTGGAAGAGGCAAACAAGTGCTTCGCCCAGGCGCTCGAAATCTCTCCGAATTTCGTGTTGGCCTCGGAGCAAAAGCAACGCGTAGAGTTGGAGATTAAGTCGAATACCCAATGA
- a CDS encoding tetratricopeptide repeat protein, translated as MRNGFLQAAVLIALAGLVAGCAAGRQSTGSRALSRGDYEKALAVYQRETETSPNKSEAWRSLGIAYFNLDSLTQAQNALDQAARLKADDATTTLYQGMTFERLGKNDEARALYRTYVSGKNDPRIATEIRQRLRWLEDQNLKTIVSGAVANEKNINTDKIPSNAVAVIRFDADSLPAQYQPLGRGIAELVYADLAKVEGLSLVERLELDQLRKELALSQTEFSDKYHSPRVGRLVGAARVVTGKLTGRSESGLEIDAGIIDVGPGMAKYPQKQEGKLNEFFQMQKRLSLDLIQTMGYEITPELRHAIAKPATESMLALVAYSRGLEYVDQGRYALAEAEFKEAAKEDPNFGLAQQALQEFGGLSDYNGQLKPISQVVELTSLGTEEQQPAQQVDRSEVMQRLQESTRGVAPENENPYVAPRESRGTVIVRGRPN; from the coding sequence ATGAGAAACGGATTTCTCCAAGCGGCAGTCCTGATCGCACTGGCCGGCCTGGTGGCCGGCTGTGCCGCCGGCAGGCAAAGTACCGGCTCCCGCGCCCTGTCGCGGGGCGATTATGAGAAGGCACTCGCTGTTTATCAGCGCGAGACCGAAACCTCTCCGAACAAGTCCGAAGCCTGGCGTTCCCTGGGCATCGCGTACTTCAATCTCGACAGCCTGACGCAGGCGCAAAACGCACTGGACCAGGCGGCGCGTTTGAAGGCGGATGATGCCACCACGACGCTTTACCAAGGCATGACCTTTGAGCGCCTGGGGAAGAATGACGAGGCGCGGGCGCTGTACCGCACTTACGTCTCCGGCAAGAACGACCCGCGTATCGCGACGGAGATCCGACAGCGCTTGCGGTGGTTAGAGGATCAGAATCTGAAGACCATCGTTAGCGGCGCCGTGGCCAATGAGAAAAACATCAATACCGATAAGATCCCGTCAAACGCCGTCGCGGTGATTCGTTTTGACGCCGATTCGCTGCCCGCTCAATACCAACCTCTGGGGCGCGGTATCGCCGAATTGGTTTATGCCGATCTTGCAAAAGTTGAAGGCCTCAGCCTGGTGGAGCGGCTGGAACTTGATCAATTGCGCAAGGAGTTGGCACTCAGCCAGACGGAATTTTCCGACAAGTATCACTCGCCCCGGGTCGGCCGCCTGGTTGGTGCCGCGCGCGTCGTGACCGGCAAACTCACCGGCCGTTCCGAAAGCGGCCTGGAAATCGACGCCGGCATTATCGACGTCGGCCCCGGGATGGCGAAGTATCCGCAGAAGCAGGAAGGGAAGCTCAATGAGTTTTTCCAGATGCAGAAGCGCCTCAGTCTTGATCTGATTCAGACCATGGGCTATGAGATCACCCCCGAACTGCGCCACGCGATTGCCAAACCGGCAACCGAATCGATGCTGGCGCTGGTGGCTTACTCGCGCGGGCTGGAATATGTCGACCAGGGACGATATGCCCTGGCCGAGGCCGAGTTCAAGGAAGCCGCCAAGGAAGACCCGAACTTCGGTCTGGCGCAACAAGCGTTGCAGGAATTCGGTGGCCTGAGTGACTATAACGGCCAGTTGAAACCGATCAGCCAGGTTGTCGAACTGACCAGCCTCGGCACCGAAGAACAGCAACCGGCGCAGCAAGTCGATCGCAGCGAAGTAATGCAGCGGCTGCAAGAATCGACACGCGGGGTGGCTCCCGAAAATGAAAATCCATATGTCGCGCCGCGCGAAAGCCGCGGTACCGTGATTGTGCGAGGGAGGCCGAACTGA